GGCGGCGGCCTCGTCTGGCTCGCGACGCCGGCGACCGGGGATGCAGGCGCGCGCGACGTGCGGGCGGCCCTCGGCGGCGCCGGTCACGCGACGCTGGTGCGCGCGCCCGATGCCGTGCGGGCGGCGGTGCCGGTCTTCGAGCCCCTGTCCGAGCCGCTGATGCGGATCACCGCCGGCCTCAAGGCCGCGCACGATCCCGCCGGCCTGTTCAACCCGGGGCGGATGTACGCCGGGATCTGAGGATCCGGCATCGACCATCGAGGGAGCGGCCAGACGATCATGAGCGTCATCTCGCATGTCTGCCTCGGCACCGCCGATCTCGCCCGCGCCGTTCCGTTCTACGCCGCCCTGTTCGAGGAGTTGGGCCTGAAGCTCCGCTTCCACGAGCCGGCGAACGGCTGGGCCGGCTGGATGCCGCGGGACGCCGACCGGCCCCTCGTGATCGTCGGTCGGCCGTGGAACGGCGAGGCCCCGAATCCGGGCAACGGGCACATGACGGCGCTGACCGCCCGCTCGCGCGCGAGCGTCGACCGGTGCCACGCCCTGGCGCTGGCGGCGGGCGGCACCTGCGAGGGTCCGCCCGGGCTGCGGCCGCACTATCACTCGGCCTATTACGGCGCCTACTTCCGCGATCTCGACGGCAACAAGCTCTGCGTGGTGTGCCACCGGGCCGGAGGGGATGATGAGCGCGAAGGGGATGCGTGACGGCCCGGTCCGCTGCTACGGGGAACCGTGCGCGACCCCGGCGCGATGGACCCGATCCGATCCCATGCGTTCCTGCCCTCCATGACGTTCCGCCTCGCCCATCTCACCGATCCGCATGTCGGGCCGCTGCCCCGCCCGCGCCTGCGTCAGCTGATGAGCAAGCGCGCCACCGGCTGGGTCAACTGGAGCCGCGGCCGCAAGCTCACCCACGACATGGAGATCCTGGCCGCGCTGGTCTCCGACCTGCGTGCCGCCGCGCCCGACCACATCGCCTGCACGGGCGACCTCTGCAACATCGGCCTGCCGAGCGAGTGGGAGACCGCCCGCACCTTCATGGAGGCCTTGGGCGAGCCCGGCTTCGTCAGCTTCGTGCCCGGCAACCACGACGCCTACGTGCGCGGCTCGCTCCGGGGCCTTCTCGACGCCGTCGGGCCCTGGACCCGGGACGATGCCGGACGCGACAAGACGTTTCCCTACCTGCGCCGGCGCGGACCGCTGGCCCTCGTCGGCCTGTCCTCGGCGATTCCG
This is a stretch of genomic DNA from Methylobacterium sp. 17Sr1-1. It encodes these proteins:
- a CDS encoding metallophosphoesterase — protein: MDPIRSHAFLPSMTFRLAHLTDPHVGPLPRPRLRQLMSKRATGWVNWSRGRKLTHDMEILAALVSDLRAAAPDHIACTGDLCNIGLPSEWETARTFMEALGEPGFVSFVPGNHDAYVRGSLRGLLDAVGPWTRDDAGRDKTFPYLRRRGPLALVGLSSAIPTAPFVASGRLGSEQIRAAEKLLADLAAEPERPCRVVMIHHPPHVGGAKAGRNLTDAHAFEAMIGRVGADLVLHGHNHVGSVAFLMAPGGRRVPVIGAPSASARGGALKHCAGYHLYEIERTATGYALTATLRGLLPEGGLGDLGTLTLKA
- a CDS encoding VOC family protein, whose translation is MSVISHVCLGTADLARAVPFYAALFEELGLKLRFHEPANGWAGWMPRDADRPLVIVGRPWNGEAPNPGNGHMTALTARSRASVDRCHALALAAGGTCEGPPGLRPHYHSAYYGAYFRDLDGNKLCVVCHRAGGDDEREGDA